One genomic segment of Microcella indica includes these proteins:
- a CDS encoding aldo/keto reductase — protein MPTEHTPYAAADDRYDQLEYARVGRSGLKLPRISLGLWNNFGDDKPIETQRAIPRRAFDRGVTHFDLANNYGPPAGSAESNFGRILAEDFLPYRDELVISSKAGYFMWEGPYGEWGSRKYLLNSLDASLSRLGLDHVDIFYSHRPDPDTPLEETMGALATAVTSGKALYVGISNYDADQTREAHRILGELGIPLVIHQPRYNMFDRRMEDGLLDALADLELGSIVFSPLAQGLLTNRYLDGIPADSRAAEGRWISSDTIDDTYLGHARALNAIAEARGQSLAQMSLLWVLRHPQVTSALIGASSVRQLDDSLDALHGDALTDDEIAAIEPHAVHGIGIR, from the coding sequence ATGCCCACCGAACACACGCCGTACGCCGCCGCCGATGACCGCTACGACCAGCTCGAGTACGCCCGCGTCGGGCGGAGCGGCCTGAAGCTTCCGCGCATCTCGCTGGGGCTGTGGAACAACTTCGGCGACGACAAGCCGATCGAGACGCAGCGCGCGATCCCGCGCCGCGCCTTCGACCGCGGCGTGACGCACTTCGACCTCGCCAACAACTACGGCCCGCCCGCCGGCAGCGCCGAGAGCAACTTCGGCCGCATCCTCGCCGAAGACTTCCTGCCGTACCGCGACGAGCTCGTCATCTCGTCGAAGGCCGGCTACTTCATGTGGGAGGGGCCCTACGGCGAGTGGGGCTCGCGCAAGTACCTGCTGAACTCCCTCGACGCGAGCCTCAGCCGCCTCGGCCTCGACCATGTGGACATCTTCTACTCGCACCGCCCCGACCCTGACACCCCGCTCGAGGAGACCATGGGGGCGCTCGCCACCGCGGTCACGAGCGGCAAGGCGCTCTACGTCGGCATCTCGAACTACGACGCTGATCAGACGCGCGAGGCGCACCGCATTCTCGGTGAGCTCGGCATCCCCCTCGTCATCCATCAGCCCCGCTACAACATGTTCGACCGGCGCATGGAGGACGGGCTCCTGGATGCTCTGGCCGACCTCGAACTGGGCAGCATCGTGTTCTCCCCCCTCGCGCAGGGCCTGCTCACCAACCGATACCTCGACGGCATTCCCGCCGACTCGCGTGCCGCCGAGGGTCGCTGGATCTCGAGCGACACCATCGACGACACGTATCTCGGGCACGCACGGGCCCTCAACGCGATCGCGGAGGCCCGTGGGCAGTCGCTCGCGCAGATGTCCCTGCTGTGGGTGCTGCGGCACCCGCAGGTCACGAGCGCCCTCATCGGTGCGAGCAGCGTGCGCCAGCTGGACGACAGTCTCGACGCGCTCCACGGCGACGCGCTGACCGACGACGAGATCGCGGCGATCGAGCCGCACGCCGTGCACGGCATCGGCATCCGGTAG
- a CDS encoding EamA family transporter, producing MGYVYALLAAVLFGANGSVTKLIMEAGLTPAQVTQFRLVGAALIAGAVLLAIDRRAFRMPRRQWPIMIVLGVVGVAFLQGTYAAAVQLLPVGIALLLEYLAVLLVALVAFFFFHEKVKARLWAAIGLVLVGLAVVAQVWASTLNALGVLFGLAAAICLATYFLVGEKQVVRTSPLAVSFWTMSFAAIFWAFVSGWWQLDPTVFTAHVDLGGQGAELLVPMWLPLAWNVALGSFAPFMLSLASLRYLTATAAGVVASSEVVFAFAVAWVWLGETLGLVQIVGAAVVLAGIILAQTARSTKTVVDADLALNTGPITTVDVSPR from the coding sequence GTGGGATACGTCTACGCGCTGCTCGCGGCAGTGCTGTTCGGCGCGAACGGCAGCGTCACGAAGCTCATCATGGAGGCGGGTCTCACCCCCGCGCAGGTGACGCAGTTCCGCCTCGTGGGCGCCGCGCTCATCGCTGGCGCTGTGCTGCTCGCGATCGACCGTCGCGCCTTCCGCATGCCGCGCCGGCAGTGGCCGATCATGATCGTCCTGGGCGTCGTCGGGGTCGCCTTCCTGCAGGGAACCTACGCAGCCGCCGTGCAGCTGCTGCCGGTCGGCATCGCTCTGCTGCTCGAGTACCTGGCGGTGCTCCTCGTCGCCCTCGTGGCGTTCTTCTTCTTCCATGAGAAGGTCAAGGCGCGGCTGTGGGCCGCGATCGGCCTGGTGCTCGTGGGGCTTGCCGTGGTCGCCCAGGTGTGGGCGAGCACGCTCAACGCGCTCGGCGTGCTCTTCGGCCTCGCGGCCGCGATCTGCCTCGCCACCTACTTCCTCGTGGGCGAGAAGCAGGTCGTGCGCACCTCGCCGCTCGCCGTGTCGTTCTGGACGATGTCGTTCGCCGCGATCTTCTGGGCGTTCGTGAGCGGCTGGTGGCAGCTCGACCCGACGGTGTTCACGGCTCACGTGGACCTCGGCGGCCAGGGTGCGGAGCTTCTCGTACCGATGTGGCTGCCGCTCGCCTGGAACGTCGCGCTCGGGTCGTTCGCCCCCTTCATGCTGAGCCTCGCCTCGCTGCGGTACCTGACGGCGACAGCGGCGGGCGTCGTCGCCTCCTCAGAAGTGGTCTTCGCCTTCGCCGTCGCATGGGTGTGGCTCGGCGAGACCCTCGGGCTCGTGCAGATCGTCGGCGCCGCGGTCGTGCTCGCGGGGATCATCCTCGCTCAGACGGCCCGCAGCACGAAGACGGTCGTCGACGCCGATCTGGCCCTCAATACGGGGCCGATCACGACCGTCGACGTATCCCCTCGCTGA
- a CDS encoding potassium channel family protein, which yields MTYAHWTRVSEWPLAAAALVFFGIYAWLVIGEPPTALEITIEVVLVIIWAMFVVDYVARLVLTTNRLQWFVRHLHLLAIVILPFFRPLYLIRLVSLVGLLSKASAFRGQVTMYLVTASSMLILIASVAILDVEQDAPGALITSFGDAIWWAFVTITTVGYGDLYPVTTAGRLVAAGLMVAGIALLGSVTATFASWFVERVAAPATSESATAAVARGDEPDQEAGNAPQSAAEASAASSRGSGGTPSA from the coding sequence ATGACCTACGCTCACTGGACCCGCGTCTCGGAGTGGCCTCTCGCGGCCGCCGCCCTCGTCTTCTTCGGCATCTACGCCTGGCTCGTGATCGGCGAGCCTCCTACCGCGCTGGAGATCACCATCGAGGTTGTTCTCGTGATCATCTGGGCAATGTTCGTTGTGGATTACGTGGCGCGCCTCGTGCTGACCACGAACCGGCTGCAGTGGTTCGTGCGTCACCTGCATCTGCTGGCGATCGTGATCCTGCCGTTCTTCCGCCCGTTGTACCTCATTCGCCTCGTGAGCCTCGTGGGGCTGCTGAGCAAGGCGAGCGCGTTCCGCGGCCAGGTGACGATGTACTTGGTGACGGCGTCGAGCATGCTCATCCTCATCGCGTCGGTCGCGATCCTCGATGTGGAGCAGGATGCTCCCGGGGCGCTCATCACGTCGTTCGGCGACGCCATCTGGTGGGCGTTCGTGACGATCACGACGGTCGGCTACGGCGACCTGTACCCGGTGACCACGGCGGGGCGACTGGTGGCCGCGGGGCTCATGGTGGCGGGCATCGCGCTGCTGGGCTCGGTGACGGCGACGTTCGCCTCGTGGTTCGTCGAGCGCGTCGCGGCGCCCGCGACCTCGGAGTCGGCGACCGCGGCGGTGGCGCGTGGCGACGAGCCCGACCAGGAGGCCGGGAACGCACCTCA